A single Thermoleophilaceae bacterium DNA region contains:
- a CDS encoding M20/M25/M40 family metallo-hydrolase, producing MSASLLDELIDWLRIPSISTGGGDPADIARAADWVCERVEAAGGSAEADTQLGGNPLAVGELRATSGDAPTVLIYGHYDVQSVGDESAWTTPPFEPHIRDGRIYARGAADDKGNFLPLLHVACELAREGALPVNVRVLVEGEEEAGSEAVAKWIAADDRRADCALVFDGGMADEQTPAVTVGLRGMVMVEIEVRTAERDLHSGLYGGSVLNALHVLNAMAATVAPGPDGRVRDELRVGIEPPAQAELESWKRLKAGDAVIGEVGGRPVWSEAGAEYYMRNGADASLDINELRGGEPRTVVPSTARGAISLRLAPRQDSAAMKDELERLLRSAVPEGAEVSFKWHHAEPALSDPESAPVKLAAEAIGRACGVPAALVRSGGSIPAVAELMNHGIPTVVSGFTLPDDAFHAPNESFSLRSLELGERSAHELYGALAALRA from the coding sequence ATGTCCGCCTCCCTCCTTGACGAGCTCATCGACTGGCTGCGGATCCCCTCGATCTCCACAGGCGGCGGCGATCCCGCAGACATCGCTCGCGCGGCCGATTGGGTGTGCGAGCGGGTCGAAGCCGCCGGCGGCAGCGCGGAGGCCGACACGCAGCTTGGTGGCAACCCGCTCGCGGTCGGCGAGCTGCGCGCAACCAGTGGCGACGCTCCCACGGTCCTCATCTACGGCCACTACGACGTGCAGTCGGTGGGTGACGAGAGCGCATGGACCACGCCGCCTTTTGAGCCCCACATCCGCGACGGCCGCATCTACGCGCGCGGCGCCGCGGACGACAAGGGCAACTTCCTGCCGCTCCTGCATGTGGCGTGCGAGCTGGCGCGCGAGGGCGCGCTTCCGGTGAACGTGCGCGTGCTCGTGGAGGGCGAGGAGGAGGCTGGAAGCGAGGCGGTGGCCAAGTGGATCGCGGCCGACGACCGACGCGCCGACTGCGCGCTGGTGTTCGACGGCGGCATGGCCGATGAGCAGACGCCCGCGGTCACCGTCGGGCTCCGCGGCATGGTGATGGTGGAGATCGAGGTGCGGACCGCGGAGCGCGACCTGCACTCGGGCCTCTACGGCGGCAGCGTTCTGAACGCGCTGCACGTGCTGAACGCGATGGCGGCGACGGTGGCGCCCGGTCCCGACGGCCGCGTGCGCGACGAGCTTCGCGTGGGGATCGAGCCGCCGGCGCAGGCCGAGCTGGAGTCGTGGAAGCGGCTGAAGGCGGGCGACGCGGTGATCGGCGAGGTGGGCGGCCGGCCCGTCTGGAGCGAGGCCGGAGCCGAGTACTACATGCGCAACGGTGCCGACGCCTCGCTCGACATCAACGAGCTCCGTGGCGGCGAGCCACGCACCGTGGTGCCGTCCACTGCGCGCGGAGCGATCAGCCTGCGGCTCGCGCCGCGCCAGGATTCGGCCGCGATGAAGGACGAGCTCGAGCGGTTGTTGCGCTCGGCCGTGCCGGAGGGCGCGGAGGTGAGCTTCAAGTGGCATCACGCGGAGCCCGCGCTCTCCGACCCGGAGTCGGCGCCGGTGAAGCTGGCGGCGGAGGCGATCGGCCGCGCGTGCGGTGTGCCGGCCGCGTTGGTGCGTTCCGGCGGTTCGATCCCGGCGGTGGCTGAGCTGATGAACCACGGCATTCCGACCGTGGTCAGCGGCTTCACGCTGCCCGACGACGCGTTTCACGCGCCCAACGAGTCGTTCAGCCTCCGGAGCCTCGAGCTGGGCGAGCGGTCCGCACACGAGCTGTACGGCGCGCTCGCCGCTCTGCGCGCGTAA
- a CDS encoding PPOX class F420-dependent oxidoreductase: protein MSVFTEAELQYLAGGRQLGRLATVGADGTPHVVPVAWIYNAARDTIDVGGHDLEHSKKFRDVRRSGRAAIVIDDLASEDPWHPRGIEVRGRGEAIALPTPLIRIHPERIVTWGIERTPGARTVGG, encoded by the coding sequence GTGAGCGTCTTCACCGAGGCCGAGCTTCAGTACCTCGCCGGCGGGCGCCAGCTTGGACGGCTCGCGACGGTGGGCGCTGACGGGACGCCGCACGTCGTGCCGGTCGCGTGGATCTACAACGCCGCGCGCGACACCATCGACGTCGGCGGGCACGACCTGGAGCACTCGAAGAAGTTCCGCGACGTGCGGCGGTCGGGCCGAGCGGCGATCGTGATCGACGACCTCGCCAGCGAGGACCCATGGCACCCGCGCGGCATCGAGGTGCGCGGTCGCGGCGAGGCGATCGCGCTGCCCACGCCGCTGATCCGGATACATCCGGAACGGATCGTCACGTGGGGGATCGAGCGGACGCCGGGCGCGCGGACGGTGGGGGGCTAG
- a CDS encoding DUF892 family protein, producing MAELNERDSKLVQYLNEAYGKEKQLETALEAHIAMTTRAPYKKRLQEHLKETKAHARDVERRIKQLGGQAGADGVAGAANTLQTAANKAAALAQGPLHMARGTGEQEKMLKNAKTEFQDEAEEIATYTAIETLATAVGDKDTAQLAKRIRREEERMSKFLERQIPQLTKAVATAEIPASQRPTGRSSSRRRSSSSSSRSRSSSSSSSSRSRSGSSSSRSRSGSTSSRSRSGSSSSRSSGSSRSSRSTRSSGSSRSSGSSRSSGSSGSSRSTGSSRSSGSSRSSGSRSSGSTRSSGSRSSRSTRSSSNGGSPSASRSSRSRSSSRS from the coding sequence ATGGCTGAACTCAACGAGCGCGACTCGAAGCTCGTGCAGTACCTCAACGAGGCTTATGGAAAAGAGAAGCAACTCGAGACCGCGCTCGAGGCGCACATCGCGATGACCACGCGCGCGCCCTACAAGAAGCGGCTCCAGGAGCATCTCAAGGAGACCAAGGCGCACGCGCGTGACGTGGAGCGGCGCATCAAGCAGCTCGGCGGCCAGGCCGGCGCCGACGGCGTTGCCGGCGCGGCGAACACGCTGCAGACCGCGGCCAACAAGGCTGCGGCGCTGGCGCAGGGTCCGCTGCACATGGCCCGCGGCACGGGCGAGCAGGAGAAGATGCTGAAGAACGCCAAGACGGAGTTCCAGGACGAGGCCGAGGAGATCGCCACCTACACCGCGATCGAGACGCTCGCCACCGCCGTCGGCGACAAGGACACGGCACAGCTCGCCAAGCGCATCCGGCGCGAGGAGGAGCGGATGTCGAAGTTCCTCGAGCGCCAGATCCCGCAGCTCACGAAGGCTGTGGCCACTGCTGAGATCCCGGCGTCGCAGCGGCCGACCGGCCGCAGCAGCTCGCGCCGGCGTAGCTCGTCGTCCTCGTCGCGTTCGCGCAGCAGCTCGAGCTCGTCGTCGTCGCGTTCGCGCAGCGGCTCCAGCTCGTCGCGCAGCAGGTCGGGCTCGACGTCGTCGCGGTCGCGCAGCGGCTCCAGCTCGTCGCGGAGCAGCGGCTCGTCGCGCAGCAGCAGGTCCACCCGCAGCTCCGGCTCGTCGCGCAGCAGCGGCTCGTCGCGCAGCAGTGGTTCGTCCGGCAGCTCGCGCAGCACGGGGTCGTCGCGGAGTAGCGGTTCCTCGCGCAGCAGCGGTTCGCGCAGCAGCGGATCCACCCGCAGCTCCGGGTCCCGCAGCTCGCGCTCGACTCGCTCGAGCTCGAATGGCGGCAGCCCGAGCGCATCCCGCTCGAGCCGCTCACGGTCGAGCAGCCGCTCGTAG